TCGTCTCTTCATGAATATTGTtgtgcaataaaaataatatgtcGTTCCTAAgaacatgtataataaaaatatcacaaagaaacgacggTTGTATTCTCCAATGCAGTAACCAATGAACATGCAATGATGATCACGTTTCAATATGCAAGTATTGCAGGATACACAGTGCCAACTGTGGGAAGGTTGGTTATAATCTGCGCCGCAAAGTTTGCATGATTGCGATGAATCTTCCATTAAAATTTCTACCTTTTCAGTCTGATCCTGATCCCCAAGATACGCTCTTGTGCTCGTATCGCAGATTATCATGCATATGTAGTTTCCGATAATATTGAAGGCGATAAAGTGACCGGCAACCAAATTCAACCAGTATGAAGTTGACCCAAGTAAATAGATGTCAggtaaaaccaaaaagaatATGAAATAGTAGTAAACCGGTATCATGCTCAACATAAAACTTGCCACTATTTTATCTCCTGTTCTGAAAGGTACGATGCATCTTCGCATCTTACGTATTGACCACATCGTTTGTCaaagtttgttat
The sequence above is a segment of the Athalia rosae chromosome 5, iyAthRosa1.1, whole genome shotgun sequence genome. Coding sequences within it:
- the LOC105687232 gene encoding probable palmitoyltransferase ZDHHC24; protein product: MWSIRKMRRCIVPFRTGDKIVASFMLSMIPVYYYFIFFLVLPDIYLLGSTSYWLNLVAGHFIAFNIIGNYICMIICDTSTRAYLGDQDQTEKVEILMEDSSQSCKLCGADYNQPSHSWHCVSCNTCILKRDHHCMFIGYCIGEYNRRFFVIFLLYMFLGTTYYFYCTTIFMKRRMELFIPELVAQLFCPPLILFLHPDSAVNTVYLVLYIVMIVGSIMVSLLSIFNIYLITRGLIGIEAKIGRRDRLQGNSSIDNVKEVLGQRWYLTWICPLITSDLPPQKTSSTRLS